A single genomic interval of Paenibacillus macerans harbors:
- a CDS encoding ABC transporter ATP-binding protein, whose protein sequence is MHNAYIAFLNKYLLKEKKIIIVVLAITVLQSLITICIPLTYKGLIDQAFPKRDFNLFMICVSGMLILFFTNSLLNILKDYLLAKIVENLSFSLRRGLNDKLSRLPYKFFDDHKLSDILSRYNKEIDTIKQNCGYMTVSIFSNAVTTVFACSMILFFDWKLLAVSMLIIALYILVNRCFGKKVKEYAEKTMKSNEQSMNQMVETYNNVLMTKIYNAFGYVEKNFLKAYKRQYDHQMKLELAYSININIGGILVYLLSGVIWIIGGLGVFANRYTIGTIVSLINYQSMLLGSTRFFSEFNNSYQGTVTAIGRLDEILNEAEENVKGAPPPQQIYEIIIDHVSFSYDVNDRPVLLDAKGAIKKGEITAFVGPSGCGKSTITKLLLGLYKPQQGCIRINHDRLDGMDLCLFRRRTAYIPQDSLFFHDSILNNIGFGTNVNLNLLDDYTKTIDLYDEIMDLPNKWDTILSVGGNNISGGQKKRLDILRALVKNADIIIFDEPTASLDAERRGAFLNLLKEIKNDKIIILITHNTDEMQYFDKIYAVQDGTLLSLTNEEWQANVSKPSVVCS, encoded by the coding sequence AACGTGACTTTAATCTGTTTATGATTTGTGTTTCGGGTATGCTTATTTTATTTTTTACGAATTCCTTATTGAATATTTTAAAAGATTATTTGCTGGCAAAGATTGTCGAGAATCTGAGCTTTTCTTTGAGAAGAGGGCTCAACGACAAGCTCAGCCGGCTGCCCTACAAATTTTTTGACGATCATAAGTTAAGCGACATTTTATCCCGGTATAACAAAGAAATAGATACCATCAAACAAAATTGCGGATATATGACGGTCAGCATCTTCAGTAATGCGGTTACTACTGTTTTTGCTTGCAGTATGATCCTTTTTTTTGATTGGAAGTTGCTCGCCGTTTCCATGCTCATCATCGCACTATACATCTTGGTCAACAGATGCTTTGGAAAAAAAGTAAAAGAATATGCGGAAAAAACGATGAAAAGCAACGAGCAATCGATGAATCAAATGGTGGAGACGTATAATAATGTATTGATGACCAAGATTTATAATGCATTCGGTTATGTAGAAAAAAATTTTTTAAAAGCTTATAAAAGGCAATACGACCATCAGATGAAATTGGAACTGGCTTATTCAATCAATATCAATATTGGCGGTATATTGGTATACCTGCTATCGGGAGTGATATGGATCATTGGCGGGTTGGGCGTTTTTGCAAATAGATATACAATCGGAACGATCGTTTCGCTTATAAATTACCAGAGTATGCTGCTAGGGTCGACCCGGTTTTTTAGCGAATTCAACAACAGTTACCAAGGGACAGTAACAGCGATCGGCAGATTGGATGAAATTTTAAATGAAGCGGAAGAGAACGTGAAAGGTGCCCCTCCGCCTCAGCAAATTTACGAGATCATTATTGATCATGTATCTTTTTCTTACGATGTAAACGACAGACCGGTGCTTTTGGATGCCAAAGGAGCTATAAAGAAGGGAGAAATTACGGCTTTTGTCGGGCCAAGCGGTTGCGGAAAGTCAACGATAACCAAGCTGCTGCTCGGGCTGTATAAACCACAGCAAGGTTGTATTCGGATCAATCATGACAGGCTGGACGGCATGGATTTGTGTTTATTCCGAAGAAGGACGGCCTATATTCCTCAAGATTCCTTGTTTTTTCATGACTCGATCTTAAATAACATAGGCTTTGGAACAAATGTTAACCTGAATTTGCTGGATGACTACACTAAAACTATAGATTTGTACGATGAAATTATGGACTTGCCCAACAAATGGGATACGATCTTGAGTGTCGGCGGAAACAATATTTCAGGCGGTCAAAAAAAGAGACTCGATATTTTAAGGGCCTTGGTAAAAAATGCGGACATTATCATTTTTGATGAGCCGACCGCTTCTTTGGATGCGGAAAGAAGGGGCGCGTTTTTAAATTTACTAAAAGAGATAAAAAACGATAAAATCATTATTTTGATAACCCATAACACGGATGAGATGCAGTACTTTGATAAAATCTATGCCGTTCAGGACGGAACCCTTTTAAGCTTAACAAACGAAGAATGGCAAGCCAATGTGAGTAAACCGTCAGTGGTTTGCAGTTAG
- a CDS encoding phage tail terminator family protein, with the protein MSQSIMNDVVQRVAAAVAARFRDLPVYTEPSPEGFTGPCFFVRLLKSEQNQELGRRFKRTYSLDVGFFPAAERSRESAYDMAEQLCELFADFPADDGLSHGAGINAEIKDDGTLHLYLTFRQWVWSPASEEIKMRKLRQEGKVKDGV; encoded by the coding sequence TTGTCACAGTCGATCATGAACGACGTGGTGCAGCGGGTGGCTGCGGCGGTAGCGGCCCGGTTTCGGGATCTGCCGGTTTATACCGAGCCGAGTCCGGAAGGATTCACGGGGCCGTGCTTTTTCGTGCGGCTGCTTAAATCGGAGCAGAATCAGGAGCTGGGGCGGCGCTTTAAGCGGACCTATTCGCTTGATGTCGGGTTTTTCCCCGCGGCGGAACGCAGCCGAGAGTCCGCCTACGACATGGCGGAGCAGCTCTGCGAGCTGTTTGCGGATTTTCCGGCGGATGACGGGCTGTCGCATGGGGCGGGCATAAACGCCGAAATCAAGGACGACGGGACGCTGCATCTGTACCTGACATTCCGCCAATGGGTCTGGTCGCCGGCCAGCGAAGAGATCAAGATGAGAAAACTTCGGCAGGAGGGGAAGGTTAAAGATGGTGTTTAA
- a CDS encoding phage tail sheath family protein, which produces MANGTWTTQNKVSPGVYINFKSAARPLGTVGERGVAAFPASLPWGPSGLIKLEAATFLQNALKLLGFNAADARIRHIAAAMAHASQVLIYRLGAKNAVKATAAIGNLTATAKYGGSRGNDLQIVVQASVDQPDAYEVRTLLEGEEVDAQIVGSAEALVSNDFVTFAGSGELTETAGTALAGGKEGTGGNGDWTDALAALEAEEFDVLGLPTDDSALKQLAVAYTKRLRDDEGKKFVTVLYNYPQADYEGVISLKNSVITAEGLTVEPISLLWEIAAMEAGAAVNESLTYAEIPNAVDVTPKLTYSETIKALQNGELVLTAANGKVQIQQDINTFKTFTPEKAKHFSKNRVVRVLDTIARDIQRTFGASYIGKVGNNADGRNLLKGEVLSYLGTLQGIGAIQNFNAETDLEVLPGIDGDAVVINLSVQPVDSIEKIYMTVTVN; this is translated from the coding sequence ATGGCTAACGGCACATGGACAACGCAAAATAAAGTATCTCCGGGGGTTTACATTAATTTTAAATCGGCGGCTCGCCCGCTAGGCACGGTCGGCGAGCGCGGGGTAGCGGCTTTTCCGGCATCGCTGCCTTGGGGGCCAAGCGGATTGATCAAGCTGGAGGCGGCGACTTTTCTGCAGAACGCCTTGAAGCTGCTGGGCTTTAACGCGGCTGACGCAAGAATCCGCCACATTGCAGCGGCGATGGCGCACGCCAGCCAGGTGCTGATCTATCGGCTGGGGGCCAAAAACGCCGTAAAGGCTACGGCCGCTATCGGCAATTTGACGGCTACCGCCAAATACGGCGGCTCGCGCGGCAATGACCTGCAAATCGTCGTGCAGGCCAGCGTGGATCAACCGGACGCTTACGAAGTCCGCACGTTGCTGGAAGGCGAGGAAGTCGACGCCCAGATCGTCGGTTCGGCCGAGGCGCTCGTAAGCAATGACTTCGTCACGTTCGCGGGCAGCGGTGAGTTGACCGAAACGGCGGGAACGGCGCTGGCGGGCGGCAAGGAAGGCACCGGCGGAAACGGCGACTGGACCGATGCTTTGGCGGCTTTGGAAGCGGAGGAGTTCGACGTGCTTGGTTTGCCGACCGACGATTCCGCGCTGAAGCAGTTGGCCGTGGCGTATACAAAACGTCTGCGGGACGATGAAGGCAAGAAGTTCGTCACCGTCCTCTACAATTACCCGCAAGCGGACTACGAAGGGGTCATCAGCTTGAAGAATAGCGTGATCACCGCCGAAGGATTGACGGTGGAGCCGATTTCCCTGTTGTGGGAAATCGCCGCGATGGAAGCGGGAGCAGCCGTCAACGAATCGCTCACCTATGCGGAGATTCCGAATGCGGTTGACGTAACGCCGAAACTGACGTACAGCGAGACGATCAAGGCGCTGCAAAACGGCGAGCTGGTGCTGACGGCGGCGAACGGCAAGGTGCAGATCCAGCAGGATATCAACACCTTCAAGACATTTACGCCCGAAAAAGCCAAACATTTCAGCAAAAACCGCGTCGTGCGGGTATTGGACACGATCGCGCGGGACATTCAGCGTACTTTCGGCGCAAGTTACATCGGGAAAGTCGGAAACAACGCGGACGGCCGCAATTTGTTGAAAGGCGAGGTGCTCAGCTATCTGGGAACCCTGCAGGGCATTGGAGCGATTCAGAATTTCAACGCGGAGACCGATCTGGAAGTGCTGCCGGGCATCGACGGGGACGCCGTTGTCATCAATCTGAGCGTGCAGCCGGTGGATAGTATCGAAAAAATCTACATGACCGTCACGGTCAACTAA
- a CDS encoding phage tail tube protein produces MAGSFFNVKDAISGKQAKAFVKIGDRTEELFYAKTLESTIEKSKVDVPTLGRTGTPQRSAGWKGTGTLTIYYVSSFFRKLMEDYVKNGNDFWFDLMITNEQPGSSAGKQTVFLRNCNLDSIIAAKFDASSEDMLEEEIPFTFEDYDVMESFNAIQPTN; encoded by the coding sequence ATGGCAGGTTCTTTTTTTAATGTGAAAGATGCGATAAGCGGCAAACAGGCCAAAGCCTTCGTAAAAATCGGCGACCGGACGGAGGAGCTGTTCTACGCTAAAACGTTGGAGTCGACGATCGAAAAATCGAAAGTGGACGTCCCGACGCTGGGCAGAACGGGGACGCCGCAGCGGTCGGCCGGCTGGAAAGGCACAGGCACGCTGACCATTTATTACGTCTCCTCCTTTTTCCGCAAGCTGATGGAGGACTACGTGAAGAACGGGAACGACTTCTGGTTCGATCTGATGATTACGAACGAGCAGCCGGGAAGCAGCGCGGGCAAACAAACCGTGTTCCTGCGGAACTGCAACCTCGACAGCATCATTGCGGCCAAATTCGACGCGTCCAGCGAGGATATGCTTGAGGAAGAGATTCCGTTTACCTTCGAGGATTATGACGTGATGGAATCCTTTAACGCGATTCAGCCGACCAACTAA
- a CDS encoding phage tail assembly chaperone, translating into MSSLSAFFAQNAAAGLVEEVVVSERFKDEQGQPVPWRLRSMTEEENETIRKSCQRKVKDKGMVSYETNTDEYLAKLAVASVVFPDLKNAELQQSYQVMGADQCLRKMLLPGEYATLVQKVQEINGFDKSINELADEVKN; encoded by the coding sequence ATGAGCTCTTTATCTGCTTTTTTTGCGCAAAATGCCGCCGCCGGACTGGTGGAGGAAGTTGTCGTGTCCGAACGTTTCAAGGATGAGCAGGGCCAGCCGGTCCCGTGGCGCCTGCGCAGCATGACCGAGGAGGAGAACGAGACGATCCGCAAATCCTGCCAGCGCAAGGTGAAGGACAAAGGAATGGTCAGCTACGAGACGAACACCGATGAATACCTGGCCAAGCTGGCGGTCGCCAGCGTCGTATTCCCGGATTTGAAGAATGCCGAGCTTCAGCAATCCTATCAGGTGATGGGCGCGGATCAATGCCTGCGGAAGATGCTGCTCCCGGGCGAATACGCCACACTTGTGCAGAAGGTCCAGGAGATCAACGGCTTCGACAAGAGCATCAACGAACTGGCGGATGAAGTAAAAAACTGA